A genomic segment from Pseudostreptobacillus hongkongensis encodes:
- a CDS encoding dTMP kinase, with translation MSKLIIIEGTDSSGKQTQSQKLYERLVHDNLKVKKISFPDYDSDSSSLVKMYLNGDFGKKPEDVNPYTASSFYGVDRFASYKMKWEKEYKEGYYIISDRYTTSNMVHQCSKISDSKDKNDFLTWLEDFEYNKLELPKPNMVIFLNVPIDYTVNLMKNRENKITGEEKKDIHESNVQYLKNSYYNALEIAKNKGWIIVDCVENNEMKTIDEIHELIYSKIKEEFNEV, from the coding sequence ATGAGTAAATTGATAATAATAGAAGGTACTGATAGTAGTGGTAAACAAACACAAAGTCAAAAGCTTTATGAAAGATTAGTACATGATAATTTAAAAGTTAAAAAAATAAGTTTTCCAGATTATGATTCAGATTCATCTAGTCTTGTTAAGATGTATTTAAATGGTGATTTTGGTAAAAAACCAGAAGACGTAAATCCATATACTGCATCAAGTTTTTATGGTGTAGATAGATTTGCTTCATATAAAATGAAATGGGAAAAAGAATATAAAGAGGGTTATTATATAATAAGTGATAGATATACTACTTCTAATATGGTCCATCAATGTTCAAAAATATCTGATAGTAAGGATAAAAATGATTTTTTAACTTGGCTTGAAGATTTTGAATATAATAAACTAGAGTTACCTAAACCTAATATGGTTATATTTCTAAATGTACCTATAGATTATACTGTTAATTTAATGAAAAATAGGGAAAATAAAATAACCGGAGAAGAAAAAAAAGATATACATGAAAGTAATGTACAGTATTTAAAGAATTCATACTATAATGCTCTTGAAATAGCTAAAAATAAAGGGTGGATAATAGTAGACTGTGTTGAAAATAATGAGATGAAAACTATAGATGAAATACATGAATTAATATATTCTAAAATTAAGGAGGAATTTAATGAAGTTTGA